A region from the Methanobacterium bryantii genome encodes:
- the oadA gene encoding sodium-extruding oxaloacetate decarboxylase subunit alpha, with protein MKKIEIIETAFRDAHQSLLATRMRTRDMLPIAEEMDKVGFFSMEAWGGATFDTCIRYLNEDPWERLIELKEHLKKTPIQMLLRGQNLVGYKHYPDDVVRKFVEKSYENGVDVFRIFDALNDIRNMEYSIKVAKEQNAHVQGVISYTVSPFHTVEKYVEFAKELEALECDSVAIKDMAGLITPHDTYELITALKEETNLKINLHCHCTSGMTPMSYYAACQAGVDILDTAISPLSWGTSQPPTESMVAALQGTPYDTGLDLKLLTNIKKYFEEIRKKYSSILDPIAEKVDTEVLIYQIPGGMLSNFVSQLKVQNALDRYEDVLEEVPRVRKDLGYPPLVTPTSQIVGIQAVMNVLGGERYKSVTKEVKDYLKGLYGKPPAPVDENIMKKIIGDEKPITVRPADLLKPQLEKCKEKGEELGIIKKEEDILTYALYPAVAPKFLRGDCEEEPLAPPVEADSCEAPTGIPTEYAVDVDGEIFNVKVKPVGYMEIESEGSQGPTGPVEGGITSTMQGMILKLKVDKGDNVNEGDVVAVLEAMKMENDIHATSSGTVKEIFIKEGDTVNAGDTLMVIK; from the coding sequence ATGAAAAAGATAGAAATCATAGAAACAGCATTCAGAGATGCACATCAATCTCTCTTGGCGACAAGAATGAGAACTAGAGATATGTTGCCAATTGCTGAAGAAATGGACAAAGTAGGATTTTTTTCAATGGAAGCATGGGGTGGAGCAACATTTGATACATGCATACGCTATTTAAATGAAGACCCATGGGAAAGGCTTATAGAGCTTAAAGAACACCTTAAAAAAACTCCTATTCAAATGTTACTTCGTGGTCAAAATTTGGTAGGGTACAAACATTACCCTGACGATGTAGTACGAAAATTTGTTGAGAAATCCTATGAAAATGGAGTAGATGTTTTCAGAATATTCGATGCATTAAATGATATAAGAAACATGGAATACTCCATTAAAGTTGCAAAAGAACAGAATGCACACGTACAGGGAGTAATCTCATATACAGTAAGTCCTTTTCATACTGTGGAAAAATATGTAGAATTTGCAAAAGAATTAGAAGCATTAGAATGTGATTCAGTAGCCATAAAAGATATGGCTGGTTTAATAACACCACATGATACTTATGAATTAATAACTGCCCTTAAAGAAGAAACAAATCTAAAAATAAACTTGCACTGTCACTGCACAAGCGGTATGACACCTATGAGTTACTATGCTGCCTGTCAAGCAGGGGTAGATATTTTAGATACTGCTATTTCACCTCTTTCATGGGGTACATCCCAGCCGCCAACTGAAAGTATGGTAGCAGCCCTTCAAGGTACTCCTTATGATACAGGACTTGACCTAAAACTTCTTACAAATATCAAAAAGTATTTTGAAGAAATACGTAAAAAGTACAGCAGTATTTTAGACCCTATTGCTGAAAAAGTAGATACCGAAGTTTTAATTTATCAGATACCTGGTGGAATGCTGTCAAATTTTGTATCACAGCTTAAGGTCCAAAATGCACTTGATAGATACGAGGATGTGCTTGAAGAGGTACCTCGAGTTAGAAAAGACCTTGGATATCCTCCTCTTGTAACCCCAACAAGTCAGATAGTTGGAATTCAAGCAGTTATGAATGTATTAGGTGGAGAAAGGTATAAATCTGTCACTAAAGAGGTTAAAGATTATCTGAAAGGATTATATGGAAAACCTCCGGCACCTGTTGATGAAAATATCATGAAAAAAATCATTGGTGATGAAAAACCAATAACCGTAAGACCTGCGGACTTACTTAAACCTCAGCTTGAAAAATGCAAAGAAAAAGGAGAAGAATTAGGAATTATTAAAAAAGAAGAGGATATTTTAACATATGCTCTTTATCCTGCTGTTGCTCCAAAATTCTTACGTGGTGATTGTGAAGAAGAACCACTTGCACCACCTGTAGAAGCTGATTCCTGCGAAGCACCAACTGGAATCCCTACAGAATATGCTGTAGATGTAGATGGTGAAATCTTTAATGTTAAAGTGAAACCAGTAGGTTACATGGAAATAGAATCAGAAGGCTCCCAAGGACCTACAGGCCCTGTTGAAGGAGGAATAACTTCTACAATGCAGGGAATGATACTTAAACTCAAAGTTGATAAAGGAGATAATGTGAATGAAGGAGATGTGGTCGCTGTCTTAGAAGCTATGAAAATGGAAAATGATATCCATGCCACAAGCTCCGGAACTGTAAAAGAAATCTTCATTAAAGAAGGGGACACTGTAAACGCAGGAGATACCTTAATGGTAATAAAGTAA
- the nifH gene encoding nitrogenase iron protein — protein MVRKIAIYGKGGIGKSTTTQNTASAMAHFHNQRVMIHGCDPKADSTRMILRGKMQTTMMDTLREEGEEACMDLDNVMSTGFKDIKCVESGGPEPGVGCAGRGVITAITIMEHLKVYDDNDFVFFDVLGDVVCGGFAMPIRDGKAEEIYVVASGEMMALYAANNLCKGMVKYAEQSGVRLGGIICNSRNVDGEKELLEEFCKRIGTQMIHFVPRDNIVQKAEFNKKTVVDFNAECNQAHEYSELARKIIENDNFVIPDPMTMDELEEMVVSYGLMD, from the coding sequence ATGGTAAGAAAAATCGCAATTTATGGAAAAGGTGGAATTGGAAAATCCACAACTACTCAAAATACAGCATCAGCTATGGCTCATTTCCACAACCAGAGGGTTATGATTCATGGTTGCGACCCTAAAGCAGATAGTACAAGAATGATTCTTAGGGGAAAAATGCAGACCACCATGATGGACACCCTTAGGGAAGAAGGAGAAGAAGCGTGTATGGATCTCGACAATGTTATGTCAACAGGTTTTAAAGACATAAAATGTGTCGAATCTGGAGGTCCTGAACCTGGTGTTGGTTGTGCTGGTCGTGGTGTAATCACTGCAATTACAATCATGGAACATTTGAAAGTCTACGATGACAATGACTTCGTTTTCTTTGATGTTCTTGGTGATGTTGTTTGTGGTGGATTTGCAATGCCTATACGAGACGGTAAAGCTGAAGAAATTTATGTTGTAGCATCTGGAGAGATGATGGCGCTTTACGCAGCAAACAACCTGTGTAAAGGTATGGTAAAATACGCTGAACAGAGCGGTGTAAGACTTGGAGGAATAATCTGTAACAGTAGGAACGTGGATGGAGAAAAAGAACTTCTGGAAGAGTTTTGTAAACGTATAGGAACTCAGATGATCCATTTTGTTCCAAGGGACAACATCGTGCAAAAAGCAGAATTTAACAAAAAAACAGTAGTGGACTTTAATGCAGAATGTAATCAAGCTCATGAATACTCGGAATTAGCCCGTAAAATTATAGAAAACGATAATTTCGTAATTCCAGATCCAATGACCATGGATGAACTGGAAGAAATGGTTGTAAGCTATGGTTTAATGGATTAA
- a CDS encoding P-II family nitrogen regulator encodes MKEIVAIIRPNKINRTKEVLDALGFPAMTANAVFGRGRQKAILGEVTFDVQDKNLCKEEGSMRYVPKRMISLVVPDEDASLVVESIMKVNKTGQIGDGKIFVCPIEEAVRVRTKETGEDAIL; translated from the coding sequence ATGAAAGAAATAGTAGCAATTATTCGACCTAACAAAATTAACCGGACAAAAGAGGTGCTCGATGCTTTAGGTTTTCCTGCCATGACTGCAAATGCAGTTTTTGGGAGAGGAAGGCAGAAAGCAATCCTTGGGGAAGTGACCTTTGATGTACAGGATAAAAATCTTTGTAAAGAAGAAGGAAGCATGCGTTACGTTCCTAAAAGAATGATATCCCTGGTTGTCCCTGATGAAGATGCTTCTTTGGTGGTTGAATCTATAATGAAAGTAAACAAAACTGGTCAGATTGGAGACGGTAAAATATTTGTTTGCCCAATAGAAGAGGCAGTTAGAGTTAGAACAAAAGAAACAGGAGAAGACGCAATTTTGTAA
- a CDS encoding P-II family nitrogen regulator — MKMIRAILRPDKVEEVVDALSDAGHVALTKMDVIGRGKQKGIRLDNIYYDELPKVMLLLVTPTEKIDDVVEIINETAFTGNFGDGKIFISPVEEAYTVRTRSKGL, encoded by the coding sequence ATGAAAATGATAAGGGCTATACTGAGGCCAGATAAGGTTGAAGAAGTCGTAGATGCATTATCTGATGCAGGACATGTTGCTTTAACTAAAATGGATGTTATTGGGAGAGGTAAACAGAAGGGAATTCGCCTGGATAATATTTACTATGACGAACTTCCAAAGGTAATGCTTCTGCTGGTAACTCCAACTGAAAAAATTGATGATGTAGTTGAGATCATCAATGAAACTGCATTTACTGGAAACTTTGGGGATGGAAAAATATTCATAAGCCCTGTAGAAGAAGCTTATACTGTAAGAACTCGAAGTAAAGGATTATGA